From the genome of Clostridia bacterium:
ACAGTGATTCTACCGTATGCATTTCTGCCGGCATTAGACTTTAATGTTTCCAAAAGGCTCTTTTCAGGAGTCTTCTTTGTAATTTCATCAAATGCTGAAACGGTCATCTGTCTTCTTGCCGGTGAAGTCGGGTTATACTTTTTAATAGCCATTTAATTCACTCCTTCACTTTTCATTAAGCCATGCCGTCGAAGAATTCGATGGTCTTGCTGTCGGGCTTTAAGGTAACGATTGCCTTTTTCCAGTCAGCTCTTTTGCCAACGTGAACGCCCATTCTCTTGGTTTTACCCATGTAGTTGATGGTGTTAACATTTGCAACCTGAACGCCGAAAATCTGTTCAACTGCGATTTTGATGTCAACCTTAGTAGCGGTCTTTGCTACTTCAAAGGTGTACTTTTTGTTCGCAATATCTTCCATAGAAGTTTCGGAAATAATAGGTTTTCTGATAATATCATGGAAATTCATTATGCGTACACCTCCTGTAATTTTTCAACCGCATCCTTTGCGATGATAAGATTTTCGTATTTGAGCAATTCATAAACATTGAGTGCACCTACGAAAGAGGTTGCAACGTTCTGAATGTTTCTTGCAGATTTAACCATTGTGTTGTCAGCATCAGCTGTAACAATGATTGCCTTTTTAGCTTCGAAAGCGTTGAGCATAGCTACAACAGACTTTGTTTTGATTTCAGAAAGTGCCAAGGTATCAACAACCTTAATCTGACCTTCTGCTACTTTAGAGGACAAAACAGACTTCAATGCGAGCTGCTTCATCTTCTTGTTTACCGCATAACGGTAATCTCTCGGCTTCGGGCCGAGTGCGATACCACCGTGTGTCCACTGGGGAGAACGGATGGAACCCTGACGTGCTCTGCCGGTACCTTTTTGTCTCCAGGGCTTAATGCCACCGCCGCGAACTTCTGCACGGGTTTTGGTGCTCTGTGTGC
Proteins encoded in this window:
- the rplW gene encoding 50S ribosomal protein L23 — its product is MNFHDIIRKPIISETSMEDIANKKYTFEVAKTATKVDIKIAVEQIFGVQVANVNTINYMGKTKRMGVHVGKRADWKKAIVTLKPDSKTIEFFDGMA
- the rplD gene encoding 50S ribosomal protein L4, with product MANVALYNMDGKEVGTVELNDSVFGVEVNKAAVYEVVKNYLANQRQGTQSTKTRAEVRGGGIKPWRQKGTGRARQGSIRSPQWTHGGIALGPKPRDYRYAVNKKMKQLALKSVLSSKVAEGQIKVVDTLALSEIKTKSVVAMLNAFEAKKAIIVTADADNTMVKSARNIQNVATSFVGALNVYELLKYENLIIAKDAVEKLQEVYA